A genomic region of Hypomesus transpacificus isolate Combined female chromosome 19, fHypTra1, whole genome shotgun sequence contains the following coding sequences:
- the bcl2l10 gene encoding bcl-2-like protein 10 has product MSCRLWKETLALAEDYLAFCCASPRLAPPPPSEPAAAMRRLAQDMETLNIVSFNALSKNLLCHSEQDPCASLRTVLKEIVVDGKLNWGRVVCIFTFTGVLARQLQEQKSKGQDIGQGPDKCRGLAEAIADFLGEEKKDWIQENGGWEGLCKFSDCARGMNQDSSMKTALFAVAGVGIAGLTFLLGR; this is encoded by the exons ATGTCGTGTAGGCTGTGGAAGGAGACACTGGCTCTGGCAGAGGACTACCTGGCTTTCTGCTGTGCGAGCCCAAggctagcccctccccctcccagcgaGCCGGCGGCTGCCATGAGACGTCTGGCACAAGACATGGAGACCCTGAACATCGTCTCCTTCAATGCCCTTTCCAAGAACCTCCTGTGCCACTCTGAACAGGACCCCTGTGCCAGCCTGAGGACAGTGCTGAAAGAGATAGTTGTAGATGGAAAACTGAACTGGGGAAGGGTAGTTTGCATCTTCACCTTTACGGGTGTGCTGGCCAGACAGCTACAAGAGCAGAAGTCAAAGGGGCAGGACATTGGGCAAGGGCCTGACAAATGCAGGGGCTTGGCTGAGGCCATTGCTGACTTCctgggagaagagaagaaagactGGATACAGGAGAATGGAGGCTGG GAAGGGCTTTGTAAGTTTTCAGATTGTGCCAGAGGGATGAACCAAGACTCGTCCATGAAGACGGCCCTGTTTGCTGTTGCTGGCGTGGGTATTGCAGGGTTAACCTTTCTCCTGGGGCGCTAG